A single Filimonas effusa DNA region contains:
- the xyl3A gene encoding xylan 1,4-beta-xylosidase, whose translation MRYISLFIGLMCVCTLSRAQSTTYPFQDNHLSFEQRVEDLLHRLTLEEKVALMQDVSKPIARLGVKGYNWWNEALHGVARAGLATVFPQPIGMAASFDKDQVLKVFNAVSDEGRAKYNYNISKGNYGRYEGLTMWTPTINIYRDPRWGRGIETYGEDPYLTAELGIQVVNGLQGDTGLKYDKLHACAKHFAVHSGPEWNRHSFNAANIKPRDLYETYLPAFEALVKEANVQEVMCAYNRFEGKPCCGSDQLLQHILRSKWGFKGIVVADCGAIADFFKENAHAVYKDAATASAGAVYSGTDLDCGSSYRALTDAVKQGLIKEEAINVSVRRLLMARFRLGEMDDPSLVPWAKIGYDVVASEAHNKIALEMARKSIVLLQNRSNILPLKSGGLKIAVMGPNAKDSIMQWGNYNGTPARTITILDGIKAALSPGDQLVYDQGCGLVDGAIMKSAFNECIGEDSKGITVAYWNNKERKGAPVTTVNMTSPFNLCTSGATVFAPKVALTDFSGTYTGVFRPHQSGQATLDFYVNGMLRVWVDGSLVKEMKTNHGGRKATHNMKVEAGKRYDIRFEFEHNNGDALLSFDIGYKEEMDIERSIAKVKDADVVVFAGGISPSLEGEEMGVNLPGFKKGDRTDIQLPLVQRNLIAALKRAGKKVVLVDCSGSPIGLVNEAENCAAIVQAWYSGQAGGQAVADVLFGKYNPAGRLPVTFYRDTTQLPDFEDYNMKGRTYRYFSGKPLFEFGYGLSYTTFKYGKPVLSNAAVKAGTPVKLTVPVFNTGKLAGDEVVQVYLKKKDDENGPIKTLRAFKRVHFNTGQKMDIVFDITPKQMEWWDDSAGIMKVVPGEYELLVGGSSRKEDLQAISFKVK comes from the coding sequence ATGCGGTATATTTCTTTATTTATTGGGCTGATGTGTGTTTGTACCTTATCAAGGGCGCAAAGCACAACATATCCGTTTCAGGACAATCATTTATCTTTTGAACAGAGAGTAGAAGACCTGCTTCATCGTCTTACGCTGGAGGAAAAAGTAGCGTTGATGCAGGATGTGTCGAAGCCTATAGCGCGTTTGGGGGTGAAAGGGTATAACTGGTGGAATGAGGCGCTTCATGGTGTAGCAAGGGCGGGTTTGGCAACGGTGTTTCCGCAGCCCATAGGTATGGCTGCTTCTTTTGACAAAGACCAGGTATTGAAGGTGTTCAATGCGGTATCTGACGAAGGAAGGGCGAAATACAATTATAATATATCGAAGGGTAACTATGGCAGGTATGAAGGTTTGACCATGTGGACACCCACTATCAATATATACCGCGATCCACGTTGGGGAAGAGGTATTGAAACCTATGGTGAAGATCCGTATCTGACAGCCGAGTTAGGTATTCAGGTAGTAAACGGGTTGCAGGGTGATACCGGCCTGAAGTATGATAAGCTGCATGCCTGCGCCAAACATTTTGCGGTGCACTCCGGCCCTGAATGGAACAGGCATTCCTTCAATGCAGCTAACATTAAACCCAGGGACTTATATGAGACCTATCTGCCGGCATTTGAAGCCCTGGTGAAGGAGGCCAACGTACAAGAGGTGATGTGTGCATATAACCGATTTGAAGGCAAGCCCTGTTGTGGCAGCGATCAGCTATTGCAGCATATACTAAGAAGCAAATGGGGATTCAAGGGCATCGTTGTTGCTGATTGCGGCGCTATTGCAGACTTCTTTAAGGAAAATGCGCATGCTGTTTATAAAGATGCAGCAACGGCCTCAGCAGGCGCTGTTTACAGCGGTACTGATCTCGATTGTGGTTCAAGCTACCGGGCGCTCACGGATGCAGTAAAGCAAGGGTTGATAAAGGAGGAGGCTATTAATGTATCGGTAAGGAGGTTGTTGATGGCGCGGTTCAGGCTTGGTGAGATGGATGATCCTTCACTGGTACCCTGGGCCAAAATAGGTTATGATGTTGTTGCATCTGAAGCGCATAACAAAATAGCTTTGGAGATGGCGCGTAAGAGTATTGTATTGCTTCAGAACAGATCGAACATTCTGCCTTTAAAAAGTGGCGGGCTTAAGATTGCCGTGATGGGGCCAAATGCCAAGGATTCAATTATGCAGTGGGGTAATTATAATGGCACTCCGGCGAGGACGATCACCATCCTTGATGGTATAAAGGCTGCTTTGTCACCCGGTGATCAACTGGTATATGATCAGGGATGCGGATTGGTGGATGGCGCCATTATGAAAAGTGCGTTTAATGAATGTATTGGCGAAGATAGTAAGGGCATTACCGTTGCATATTGGAATAATAAAGAAAGAAAGGGAGCGCCTGTTACTACAGTAAACATGACGAGTCCTTTCAATTTATGTACTTCCGGGGCTACTGTATTTGCGCCAAAAGTAGCATTGACTGATTTCTCCGGCACTTATACCGGTGTATTCAGGCCTCATCAATCAGGGCAGGCTACCCTGGATTTTTATGTAAACGGGATGCTGCGTGTTTGGGTTGATGGCAGCCTGGTGAAGGAAATGAAAACCAACCATGGCGGGAGAAAGGCTACCCATAATATGAAAGTGGAAGCCGGTAAGCGTTATGATATAAGGTTTGAATTTGAACATAACAATGGTGATGCGCTGTTAAGTTTCGATATTGGTTATAAAGAGGAAATGGATATCGAGAGATCGATAGCAAAAGTAAAAGATGCAGATGTAGTTGTGTTTGCAGGGGGGATTTCTCCCTCATTAGAAGGAGAAGAAATGGGCGTAAATTTGCCCGGGTTTAAGAAAGGTGACCGTACCGATATTCAACTGCCGTTGGTGCAGCGCAATCTTATTGCCGCATTGAAGCGGGCAGGTAAAAAAGTAGTGCTGGTTGATTGCTCCGGCTCACCAATAGGGTTGGTAAACGAGGCTGAAAATTGCGCTGCAATAGTACAGGCATGGTATTCCGGGCAAGCCGGCGGGCAGGCAGTGGCGGATGTGTTGTTTGGTAAATACAATCCTGCAGGCCGTTTACCGGTGACGTTCTACCGGGATACTACACAATTGCCGGACTTTGAAGATTACAATATGAAAGGCAGGACTTATCGTTATTTTTCGGGCAAGCCTTTGTTTGAATTTGGTTATGGTTTAAGCTATACTACTTTTAAATATGGCAAACCTGTTTTAAGTAATGCTGCTGTAAAAGCAGGAACGCCTGTGAAGCTTACCGTTCCTGTGTTTAATACAGGAAAGCTGGCTGGTGATGAAGTAGTGCAGGTTTACCTGAAAAAGAAAGATGATGAAAACGGCCCTATCAAGACACTAAGAGCTTTTAAGCGGGTGCATTTCAATACCGGTCAGAAGATGGATATAGTATTTGATATCACGCCCAAACAAATGGAATGGTGGGATGACAGTGCCGGTATAATGAAGGTTGTGCCCGGGGAATACGAATTGCTGGTTGGCGGCAGTTCACGTAAGGAAGATCTGCAAGCTATATCCTTTAAAGTCAAGTAA
- a CDS encoding dodecin family protein produces the protein MSIVKVIEVIASSEKSIEDALQQAVTEASKTIRNIDSVYVKDIKAHVADGKISSYGLICKISFRLEEGNTGDTSNTSEEKAGNTAEEKKKEAPKQPASEQAPTSSEQPVIQGQPGKETERGQSKSAAGVKPKEGARKAGEKQSEENQQSDTSGKEPDDRVTNEEEVSQPENQKDFIPGH, from the coding sequence ATGAGCATCGTAAAAGTAATTGAGGTAATTGCCTCATCCGAAAAGAGTATCGAAGATGCGTTACAACAGGCTGTAACAGAAGCATCAAAAACCATCCGCAACATAGATTCGGTTTATGTAAAAGACATAAAAGCGCATGTTGCCGATGGCAAGATCAGCAGCTACGGCCTGATATGTAAGATCTCCTTCCGCCTCGAAGAAGGCAATACTGGTGATACCAGTAACACATCGGAAGAAAAAGCCGGTAACACTGCCGAAGAAAAGAAAAAGGAAGCCCCTAAACAACCGGCGTCAGAACAGGCGCCCACTTCCAGTGAACAACCGGTCATACAAGGACAACCAGGTAAAGAAACCGAACGTGGCCAAAGTAAAAGCGCCGCTGGCGTAAAACCCAAAGAAGGCGCCAGGAAAGCCGGGGAAAAACAAAGTGAAGAAAACCAGCAGTCAGATACCTCCGGCAAAGAACCTGACGATAGGGTTACAAACGAAGAGGAGGTAAGCCAGCCTGAAAATCAAAAAGACTTTATTCCCGGTCATTAA
- a CDS encoding RagB/SusD family nutrient uptake outer membrane protein — protein sequence MKKIINYTFVLLLCSLFTQCKQYLDTSSPSNTDDEFVTSTTAETFKTLSWCYANYRQNCAVSLYSWNDPIGSDAEMYPEATSTNNLNAIMQSEAMTVDAMRDPFNNLYSTLARATKVAKVIAEKAQYKAAVASGSASDWTQLYGEAITLRAFCYFNLVKYYGDVPYGYENTYVDNYTLTSRFDIYDELIASLKAVEPLMYKIGEGGITAERLSRTFANALIGQIALYSGGYQTIRTDMPDLYGKVQFTAKGKEDRGCKYARRVDYLDYYKIAEQYLQAAIDTKGSVYLITSDDRTVTKNPFQRHFQYMHNLQVSPESLFEIGNIQGGQSGQTTTSDHPYNFGRPSNGGSSNAAPCKVFAAVRAIPTFYYGEYEADDKRRDVSITVTGSTGDGNESMLNFKPGSKLDGGISLNKWDDNRMNPPYSASQRQSGINYPVLRMADVILLLAEAKAELGKSDAITLVNQIRERAFGNSAHNIAGLSGDALKEAILQERKLELFGEGSRRWDLIRAGKFSEKAVAVRNEMKAMIAGLRSQGYYRFANGNIISNYILVKSVKLDNPLTYDCTDVTNPALFPGWRGQYNWSTSAVASKVKGTNHNVAIKGLFTYINPTSTEATALKADGYTVTNWAVDIMNNETSYDRNILSGIKSSDDPPRYFYPIPFETVSKSNGKIKNGYGLPQQ from the coding sequence ATGAAAAAAATAATAAATTATACGTTTGTATTGCTGCTATGTTCTTTGTTCACACAATGCAAGCAATACCTGGATACTTCATCGCCTTCGAATACTGATGATGAATTTGTAACCTCTACTACGGCGGAGACCTTTAAAACCCTATCGTGGTGTTATGCGAACTATCGTCAGAACTGTGCGGTATCGTTATATAGCTGGAATGATCCTATCGGCTCTGATGCGGAGATGTATCCTGAGGCCACTTCTACCAATAACCTGAATGCCATTATGCAATCGGAGGCTATGACTGTGGATGCGATGAGGGACCCGTTCAACAACCTTTACAGTACACTTGCACGTGCTACGAAGGTGGCTAAAGTTATTGCTGAAAAGGCCCAATATAAAGCCGCGGTGGCATCTGGCAGTGCTTCGGACTGGACACAGCTGTATGGTGAGGCTATTACGCTGCGAGCTTTTTGCTACTTCAACCTTGTGAAATATTACGGTGATGTGCCTTATGGGTATGAGAATACTTATGTAGACAACTATACGCTGACCTCCCGTTTCGATATTTATGATGAGTTGATTGCTTCCCTTAAAGCAGTTGAGCCGCTGATGTATAAGATTGGTGAAGGTGGTATTACGGCGGAACGTCTTTCCCGGACTTTTGCAAATGCTTTGATTGGACAGATCGCGCTTTATTCCGGTGGTTACCAGACCATACGTACTGATATGCCTGATCTATATGGTAAGGTTCAGTTCACTGCGAAAGGTAAAGAAGACCGTGGCTGTAAATATGCAAGACGCGTTGATTACCTGGATTATTATAAGATAGCAGAGCAATATCTGCAGGCTGCCATCGATACTAAAGGAAGCGTTTACCTGATCACTTCTGACGACAGAACCGTTACCAAGAACCCGTTCCAGCGTCATTTTCAATACATGCATAACCTGCAGGTAAGCCCTGAATCCTTGTTTGAGATCGGTAATATCCAGGGTGGGCAAAGCGGGCAGACAACGACCAGTGATCATCCTTATAATTTTGGCCGTCCTTCTAACGGGGGCAGTTCCAATGCGGCTCCTTGTAAAGTATTTGCGGCTGTTCGCGCTATTCCCACCTTTTATTATGGTGAATATGAGGCGGACGACAAACGCAGGGATGTTAGTATCACTGTAACCGGCAGCACCGGTGATGGTAATGAATCTATGCTTAATTTTAAACCGGGCTCAAAACTCGATGGCGGGATTTCTTTAAACAAATGGGATGACAACCGTATGAATCCTCCCTATTCTGCTTCTCAAAGGCAGTCGGGGATCAACTATCCTGTATTGAGGATGGCGGATGTGATACTGTTGCTTGCTGAGGCTAAGGCAGAGTTAGGAAAGAGCGATGCTATTACCCTGGTTAACCAGATCCGTGAAAGAGCATTCGGAAATTCGGCCCATAATATTGCCGGTTTATCTGGTGATGCGTTGAAGGAAGCGATCTTGCAGGAGCGAAAGCTGGAGCTGTTTGGCGAAGGTTCACGCCGCTGGGATCTGATACGTGCGGGCAAGTTCTCTGAAAAGGCGGTTGCTGTTCGTAATGAAATGAAGGCTATGATCGCGGGGCTGCGTTCACAGGGATATTACAGGTTTGCAAATGGCAATATCATTTCAAACTATATCCTTGTGAAAAGTGTTAAGCTGGATAATCCACTTACTTATGATTGTACAGATGTTACCAATCCTGCGCTTTTTCCGGGTTGGAGAGGGCAGTATAACTGGAGTACATCGGCGGTGGCCAGTAAGGTAAAGGGCACTAACCATAATGTGGCCATTAAAGGTTTGTTCACTTATATCAACCCAACGAGCACTGAAGCTACTGCCCTGAAAGCAGATGGCTATACTGTTACCAACTGGGCTGTAGATATCATGAACAATGAAACCAGCTATGACAGAAATATTCTTTCCGGAATAAAATCAAGCGACGATCCTCCAAGGTACTTCTACCCTATTCCATTTGAAACGGTCAGCAAATCGAACGGCAAGATCAAAAATGGTTATGGGCTGCCTCAGCAATAA
- a CDS encoding PAS domain-containing sensor histidine kinase → MSDSTPHASDKSRERIKRAITAAGIGVWEINIPDNKISCDGRCAALFELSGQHELPFSQAFQNLHPYDKPAVLAAIKNALSGHDNGAIDITCRIITANDTERSINIAGTASFNAAGIPTACCGITRDITNSLKQIEAGETRFQQLVQDASVGMILLVGEDMRVEMVNESYSKLIGHKVAEIIHRPLFSVIPEVEKEFRPIIEYVRQTGETYNLHNKSYTLQGADNQTIKGHISAVYQPYKDPNTKESGVMVVVYDVTEQVMARQKVRESESLLKLLSDSVPAMIFYLDNEQRYTSYNETFMQWYKVDATQAIGITAREFIGETTYNRISPYLQKAYAGEQQRFEIPAPGRLNPHKWLSIVYTPNKREDGKVIGLIVHATDITESKRNELALRESEARFRTIFEQAPMAIALMEGSDMVVTLGNDKMFEIWGKPATLTGLPVMKVLPELEGQPFKALMDKVYDTGTPHFGTGTLAKLVRNGILEDAYFDFVYTPVRNAEGNVTGIMTLATEVTDRQLASQAIARSEARFRSLIEEAPVATCLFTGREQTIALANDMMLRVWGKGSAAIGQRLEDAVPELKGQPFLDILDEVFTTGIPYAATAARAELEVDGVLGSYYFNFTYKPLFNEAGEVYGIMDMAVDVTEEVLAHKTLEEKEMFLNNAVELAELGTWSIDIPTGIITYSERMQQWLGEAQSTLRSQSSLRIAPHDRERVRNALDKAMEKEGSGHFDEVYTIVHAITGVSRIIHSSGRTRFDEKGNPLNLSGTAQDITMQRDLQTTLEQEVQMRTEELASAVEELQATNEELANANEQLLRSNEELAQYAYVASHDLQEPLRKILVYTSMLANDREMAPRSADLIAKIAASSERMRLLILGLLDFSRLLESDSVFQYIDLNNVAKDVFHDFELVAREKGATLKMGKLPRIEAVGLQMNQLFYNLVSNSLKFTKAGTPPVITVSAEMLTQEQTREYIRTPLSFATYYKISVTDNGIGFEKQYNDQIFEIFKRLHGREIYPGSGIGLALCRRIITNHNGALYTRSTPGEGATFCLILPHKQAE, encoded by the coding sequence ATGTCCGATAGTACCCCACATGCCTCCGATAAAAGCCGGGAACGAATAAAACGTGCAATCACTGCCGCCGGCATTGGCGTGTGGGAAATCAATATCCCCGACAACAAAATAAGCTGCGACGGCCGCTGTGCCGCACTTTTCGAATTATCCGGCCAGCACGAGCTCCCCTTCAGCCAGGCGTTTCAGAACTTACACCCGTATGACAAGCCAGCCGTATTGGCCGCTATAAAAAACGCCTTGAGCGGTCACGATAATGGCGCCATCGATATCACCTGCCGTATAATTACAGCAAACGATACCGAACGAAGCATAAACATCGCGGGCACCGCATCTTTTAACGCAGCAGGTATACCAACTGCCTGCTGTGGCATCACCCGCGACATAACAAATAGCCTGAAACAAATAGAAGCAGGTGAAACCCGCTTTCAGCAACTCGTACAGGACGCATCTGTAGGTATGATCCTGCTCGTCGGAGAAGATATGAGGGTCGAAATGGTGAACGAAAGCTATAGCAAACTAATAGGGCATAAAGTGGCAGAGATAATTCACCGCCCCCTTTTTAGCGTCATCCCCGAAGTGGAAAAAGAGTTTCGCCCTATTATCGAATATGTTCGCCAAACCGGCGAAACCTACAACCTTCACAACAAATCTTATACACTACAGGGTGCGGACAATCAAACCATCAAAGGCCATATCTCCGCAGTCTACCAGCCTTATAAAGACCCTAATACAAAAGAATCCGGCGTTATGGTGGTCGTTTATGATGTTACGGAACAGGTGATGGCACGACAAAAGGTCAGGGAAAGCGAAAGCCTCCTGAAGCTGCTTAGCGACTCTGTTCCCGCCATGATCTTTTATCTCGATAACGAACAACGATACACCTCCTATAACGAAACCTTCATGCAATGGTACAAGGTAGATGCCACCCAGGCCATCGGTATCACCGCACGCGAATTCATAGGAGAAACCACCTATAACCGCATCTCGCCCTACCTGCAAAAAGCTTATGCCGGCGAACAACAACGCTTCGAGATCCCAGCCCCCGGCCGGCTTAACCCACACAAATGGCTCAGTATCGTCTATACGCCCAATAAACGCGAAGACGGAAAAGTAATAGGTCTTATCGTACACGCTACAGATATTACCGAAAGCAAACGCAATGAACTGGCCCTGAGAGAAAGCGAAGCCCGCTTCCGCACCATCTTCGAACAGGCGCCCATGGCAATAGCCCTCATGGAAGGAAGCGATATGGTCGTGACGCTCGGTAACGACAAAATGTTCGAGATCTGGGGAAAACCCGCTACGCTTACCGGCCTGCCGGTCATGAAAGTGCTTCCCGAATTGGAAGGACAACCATTCAAAGCTCTGATGGATAAGGTTTACGACACAGGTACCCCGCATTTCGGCACCGGCACGCTGGCAAAGCTTGTTCGCAATGGCATCCTCGAAGACGCCTATTTCGACTTCGTTTACACTCCCGTCCGCAATGCCGAAGGAAACGTTACAGGTATTATGACCCTGGCCACAGAGGTCACAGACCGCCAGTTGGCAAGCCAGGCAATAGCCAGAAGCGAAGCCCGCTTTCGCTCTCTTATCGAAGAGGCGCCTGTCGCTACTTGCTTATTCACCGGCAGAGAACAAACTATTGCCCTCGCAAACGACATGATGCTCCGCGTCTGGGGTAAAGGCAGCGCAGCCATAGGACAACGCCTCGAAGACGCCGTTCCGGAATTGAAAGGACAACCCTTCCTCGATATTCTTGACGAAGTATTTACCACAGGCATACCATATGCCGCAACAGCCGCACGTGCCGAACTGGAGGTGGATGGCGTACTGGGATCATACTACTTTAATTTCACCTATAAACCGCTCTTTAACGAAGCAGGTGAAGTTTACGGTATCATGGATATGGCCGTCGACGTAACAGAAGAGGTCCTTGCTCACAAGACATTGGAAGAAAAGGAAATGTTCCTTAATAACGCTGTAGAGCTGGCAGAACTCGGAACCTGGAGCATCGACATTCCAACCGGTATCATCACTTATTCAGAACGCATGCAACAATGGCTGGGAGAGGCGCAAAGCACGCTCCGATCTCAATCATCCCTGCGCATCGCACCTCATGATAGAGAACGTGTGCGCAACGCCCTCGATAAGGCAATGGAGAAAGAAGGATCAGGCCACTTCGATGAGGTGTATACGATCGTTCACGCCATCACCGGCGTTTCCCGTATCATTCACTCCAGTGGCCGTACCCGGTTCGATGAAAAAGGCAACCCGCTTAATCTCTCCGGTACTGCACAGGACATTACCATGCAACGCGATTTGCAAACGACCCTGGAACAGGAAGTACAAATGCGCACCGAAGAACTGGCTTCAGCCGTCGAAGAACTGCAGGCAACGAACGAAGAACTGGCTAACGCCAACGAACAACTCCTGCGCTCGAACGAAGAACTGGCACAGTATGCCTACGTAGCCAGCCACGACTTGCAGGAACCACTGCGCAAGATTCTTGTTTACACAAGCATGCTTGCCAACGACCGCGAAATGGCGCCAAGAAGTGCCGATCTTATCGCCAAAATTGCAGCCTCTTCCGAACGCATGCGGCTGTTGATCCTTGGTCTTCTCGACTTCTCCCGTCTCCTCGAATCGGATTCCGTATTTCAATATATCGACCTTAATAATGTCGCGAAGGACGTGTTTCATGATTTTGAACTCGTAGCAAGAGAAAAAGGCGCTACGCTTAAAATGGGCAAACTGCCCCGTATCGAAGCGGTAGGACTGCAAATGAACCAGCTTTTCTATAACCTCGTCAGCAATAGCCTGAAATTTACCAAAGCCGGGACGCCGCCTGTAATAACTGTTTCCGCCGAAATGCTTACCCAGGAACAAACGCGTGAATACATCAGAACACCGCTTTCCTTCGCCACCTATTACAAGATCTCTGTAACCGACAATGGTATCGGTTTCGAAAAACAATACAACGACCAGATCTTTGAGATCTTCAAACGCCTGCATGGCCGTGAAATCTATCCCGGGTCAGGTATAGGCCTGGCGCTTTGCCGGCGTATTATCACCAACCATAACGGAGCATTATATACCCGGTCAACACCGGGCGAAGGCGCTACTTTCTGTCTCATCTTACCCCACAAACAGGCAGAGTAA